One window of Bifidobacterium pseudocatenulatum DSM 20438 = JCM 1200 = LMG 10505 genomic DNA carries:
- a CDS encoding LacI family DNA-binding transcriptional regulator → MAKPTIANVAELAGVSQATVSRALRGATNVTEETRIKVQRAADQLNFTLSKSASALASGKTMRVILLVSGKLNEWFNSGVLQGVYEELAPVGYDVTPAFITDRSELDRFFSQLPKSRNADAIIISSFQLMPAMRDQLQAIDLPTVGVNVPAESGYFDASISIDNSSAMTMAVRLLRSLGHTNIAFCSDYIPADMVYNTSQRTQAFADAAQANATDGITFSLLTADAHDAPLSKSDLASQLTAKLLSLPERPTAVCVETDQVAIALVKELRKQQLNVPEDISVLGFDDAEIAQAADLSTIRQEPIELGRIAGRKVLQLLRNEPLEHPHELQDPLLVLRNTTSRIDSGAAPAE, encoded by the coding sequence ATGGCCAAACCGACCATCGCCAACGTAGCCGAATTGGCAGGAGTGTCGCAAGCCACCGTTTCCCGAGCACTTCGTGGCGCGACCAACGTCACAGAAGAGACCCGCATCAAAGTTCAGCGGGCAGCGGATCAACTCAACTTCACACTCTCAAAAAGCGCTTCCGCCCTAGCATCCGGAAAAACCATGCGCGTCATCCTCCTGGTCTCGGGCAAACTCAACGAGTGGTTCAATTCCGGAGTGCTCCAAGGGGTCTACGAGGAGCTCGCGCCGGTCGGCTATGACGTCACACCGGCCTTCATCACCGACCGCAGCGAACTGGACCGGTTCTTCTCCCAGCTGCCGAAAAGCCGCAACGCGGACGCCATCATCATTTCCTCATTCCAGCTCATGCCCGCCATGCGCGACCAGCTCCAAGCCATAGACCTGCCGACCGTGGGCGTCAACGTTCCTGCGGAATCGGGTTATTTCGACGCTTCCATCAGCATCGACAACTCCAGTGCGATGACCATGGCCGTACGATTGCTGCGCTCTCTGGGGCATACCAACATCGCGTTCTGCAGCGACTACATTCCGGCCGACATGGTCTACAACACCAGCCAACGCACCCAGGCGTTCGCGGATGCCGCACAGGCCAACGCCACCGATGGAATCACATTCAGCCTGCTTACGGCCGACGCGCACGATGCGCCGCTGAGCAAATCCGACCTCGCCTCGCAACTGACCGCGAAACTGCTGTCACTTCCGGAACGCCCCACCGCCGTCTGCGTGGAAACCGACCAAGTCGCCATCGCACTGGTCAAGGAACTACGCAAGCAGCAGCTGAATGTGCCGGAAGACATTTCAGTGCTCGGCTTTGACGACGCCGAAATCGCACAGGCAGCGGATCTTTCCACCATTCGCCAGGAGCCAATCGAGCTAGGGCGCATAGCCGGTAGAAAAGTGCTGCAGCTCCTACGTAACGAACCTCTTGAACATCCGCATGAACTGCAGGATCCTTTGCTGGTGTTGCGCAACACCACAAGCCGCATTGACAGCGGGGCGGCGCCGGCGGAATAA
- a CDS encoding LacI family DNA-binding transcriptional regulator, producing MKSSIQDVAQLAHVSISTVSRSFTRPDLVSKATRDKVMKAADELNFSISRSAAALKTGRALRIAVPVSGRLNLWFSSSIIEGLNQIFHDEGYDISIYQMSSIEERREFFDMLPVRRNVDAVIVISFDIDANEIDQLKSVNVPIIGINSSLPEERGFSAAVRIDDKQGSELAARHLMTLGHRDIAYIRTNREVTLHFSVQGRFESFMACCQANGVEPRVLVTDESKNNISKVVTQLLSLDHMPTAIACQEDGIAVPLLFQLERNGFTVPNDISIIGYDDSIYARDLGLTTVRQTPVEMAQEAARMTLDLIEERPLDEPFKTFPAQLIVRSTTARLHR from the coding sequence ATGAAAAGCAGTATTCAAGATGTAGCGCAGCTTGCGCACGTATCCATTTCAACGGTTTCGCGTTCCTTCACACGCCCGGATCTCGTGTCGAAAGCCACCCGAGACAAGGTGATGAAAGCCGCGGACGAGCTGAACTTCTCCATTTCACGTTCCGCAGCCGCGCTGAAAACCGGTCGCGCGCTACGCATCGCGGTCCCGGTTTCCGGACGGCTCAACCTGTGGTTCAGCTCATCCATCATCGAAGGCCTCAACCAGATCTTCCACGACGAGGGATACGACATTTCCATCTACCAGATGTCGAGCATCGAGGAACGTCGTGAATTCTTCGACATGCTGCCGGTGCGCCGCAACGTCGACGCGGTAATCGTCATTTCCTTCGATATCGACGCCAACGAGATCGATCAGCTCAAGTCCGTCAATGTGCCAATCATCGGCATCAACTCGAGTCTGCCGGAAGAGCGCGGTTTCAGCGCGGCCGTGCGCATCGACGACAAGCAGGGATCCGAGCTTGCCGCACGCCATCTTATGACGCTCGGCCACCGTGACATCGCCTACATTCGCACCAACCGCGAAGTGACGCTCCACTTCAGCGTGCAGGGACGTTTCGAATCGTTCATGGCGTGCTGCCAAGCCAACGGCGTCGAACCGCGCGTGCTCGTCACCGACGAAAGCAAGAACAACATCAGCAAAGTCGTGACGCAGCTGCTCAGCCTCGACCATATGCCGACCGCGATCGCCTGCCAGGAAGACGGCATCGCGGTGCCGCTGCTGTTCCAGCTGGAACGCAACGGATTCACCGTGCCGAACGATATTTCCATCATCGGCTACGACGACAGCATTTACGCGCGCGACCTCGGCCTGACCACCGTGCGCCAGACGCCTGTCGAAATGGCGCAGGAGGCGGCCCGCATGACGCTCGATCTCATTGAGGAGCGCCCGCTTGACGAACCGTTCAAAACGTTCCCGGCGCAGCTGATCGTGCGTTCCACTACGGCTCGTCTGCATCGCTAA